One stretch of Tenrec ecaudatus isolate mTenEca1 chromosome 18, mTenEca1.hap1, whole genome shotgun sequence DNA includes these proteins:
- the LOC142432573 gene encoding olfactory receptor 6Z7-like: MERSLELANMTRVHEFILLGLSTRVGLRETLFAVFLTLYLLTLLENTLIVYLVCTHSELHKPMYFFLGNLSCLEMCYVSVTMPSLLVGLWAGPCPMPFTACIVQLFLFISFIGTKCTLLASMAYDRYVAICRPLHYPLLMRPQVYTGLAMTSWLGGLLSSIIKATCITSLSYCGPNVLNHFFCDVSPLLNLSCTHVSLTELVDFLSAIIIFCGSLLVALASYVAIGRAIFRMPSTTARCKALSTCASHLAVMGIFYSVVLFIYSRPNRIQSTDLNKELSVIYTVVTPLCSPVIYCLRNKEVHRAFRKTLPPH; encoded by the coding sequence ATGGAGAGGTCTCTGGAGTTGGCCAACATGACCAGGGTCCACGAGTTTATCCTGCTGGGTTTGTCCACGAGGGTGGGCCTACGAGAGACCCTGTTTGCCGTCTTCCTGACCCTCTACCTGCTGACCCTCTTGGAGAACACGCTCATCGTCTACCTGGTCTGCACGCACAGCGAGCTCCACaagcccatgtacttcttcctgggCAACCTGAGCTGCCTGGAGATGTGCTACGTGTCCGTGACCATGCCCAGCCTGCTCGTGGGGCTGTGGGCAGGACCCTGCCCTATGCCTTTCACAGCCTGCATAGTTCAGCTGTttttatttatctccttcattgGCACCAAGTGCACTCTCCTGGCCTctatggcctatgaccgctatgtggccatctgccgCCCGCTCCACTACCCACTGCTCATGCGGCCCCAGGTCTACACAGGCCTGGCCATGACCTCCTGGCTCGGTGGTCTTCTTTCCTCTATCATCAAGGCCACGTGCATCACGAGTCTCTCCTACTGTGGCCCCAACGTCCTCAACCACTTCTTCTGTGACGTCTCCCCTCTGCTCAACCTGTCCTGCACCCACGTGTCCCTGACCGAGCTGGTGGACTTTCTttctgccatcatcatcttctgtGGGTCATTGCTAGTCGCTCTGGCCTCCTACGTGGCCATTGGGAGGGCCATATTCCGGATGCCATCAACCACTGCCCGCTGCAAAGCCCTCTCCACCTGCGCCTCCCATCTGGCTGTAATGGGCATCTTCTACTCCGTGGTCCTCTTCATATATTCCCGACCCAACCGTATCCAGTCGACAGACCTCAACAAGGAGCTCTCGGTCATCTACACGGTGGTCACGCCCCTGTGCAGCCCGGTCATCTACTGCCTGCGCAACAAGGAGGTCCACAGGGCCTTCAGAAAGACACTGCCCCCACACTAA